A region from the Chlamydiales bacterium genome encodes:
- a CDS encoding thymidine kinase produces the protein MAKLYFRHGTVGSAKTLNLLAVAHNYRQQGKEVLLFKPEMDERFGRNTIRSRAGLEMSADLLINQQTDLSNVEFDGISCVLVDEAQFLSAKIIDQLREITLSKRIPVICYGLRTDFRSKLFEGSMRLMELADSIEEVKATCHFCERKSIMNLKHVNGTATLDGPTVQLGAEEKYYPACFNCYKHQLCNLAVN, from the coding sequence ATGGCCAAGCTTTATTTTAGACACGGTACTGTCGGAAGTGCAAAGACACTTAATCTTCTCGCTGTAGCGCACAACTATCGCCAGCAGGGCAAAGAGGTTCTTCTATTCAAACCGGAGATGGACGAGCGATTTGGCCGCAATACGATTCGCTCCAGAGCGGGTTTGGAGATGAGTGCAGATCTCCTTATCAATCAACAGACAGATCTCTCTAATGTCGAATTCGATGGAATTAGCTGCGTTCTTGTAGATGAAGCGCAATTTCTCTCAGCTAAAATTATCGATCAGCTTCGTGAAATTACACTCTCTAAGCGTATTCCTGTTATCTGCTACGGTCTAAGAACAGATTTTCGTTCAAAACTCTTCGAAGGTTCAATGCGTCTAATGGAGCTTGCCGATTCGATTGAAGAGGTGAAAGCGACCTGCCATTTTTGCGAGAGAAAGTCGATCATGAATCTAAAGCATGTCAATGGCACTGCAACGCTTGACGGGCCGACCGTTCAGCTCGGCGCCGAGGAGAAATACTACCCCGCTTGCTTCAACTGCTACAAGCACCAGCTCTGCAACTTAGCTGTAAACTAG
- a CDS encoding GNAT family N-acetyltransferase, whose product MPQSTIKICKFTGSAIKTYLPGIARLRVEIFRDYPYLYEDDIHSETEYLRKYSNCKEAMVVIVFDGSEIVGASTGIPLEEESDEVKKVFTDRKIDPSPYYYFSESMLLKKYRGRGIGHHFFDVREAHVKSLQKYKQICFCTVLRPEQDTLKPDDYIPLDDFWKKRGYVKHPELTNPMGWLDIGTEKNSDKPMVFWVKTI is encoded by the coding sequence ATGCCACAGTCAACCATAAAGATCTGCAAGTTCACTGGTTCTGCAATAAAGACCTATCTTCCAGGAATTGCAAGGCTGCGCGTTGAAATCTTTCGCGACTACCCCTACCTTTATGAGGATGATATCCATTCTGAAACTGAGTATTTAAGAAAATACTCAAATTGTAAAGAAGCGATGGTTGTAATCGTCTTTGATGGATCTGAAATTGTAGGTGCATCAACCGGAATTCCTTTGGAAGAAGAGAGCGACGAGGTCAAAAAGGTCTTTACTGATCGCAAAATAGACCCCTCCCCCTACTACTACTTCAGCGAATCGATGCTGCTTAAGAAGTATCGAGGACGCGGAATCGGACACCACTTCTTCGACGTCCGTGAAGCTCATGTCAAAAGCCTCCAAAAATATAAGCAGATCTGCTTCTGCACAGTCTTGCGCCCAGAGCAAGATACACTTAAGCCCGATGACTACATTCCTTTAGACGACTTCTGGAAAAAAAGAGGTTATGTCAAACACCCAGAACTCACAAACCCGATGGGATGGTTAGATATCGGAACAGAAAAAAACTCCGACAAGCCAATGGTCTTCTGGGTTAAAACTATTTAG